The following proteins are encoded in a genomic region of Channa argus isolate prfri chromosome 3, Channa argus male v1.0, whole genome shotgun sequence:
- the ptprdb gene encoding protein tyrosine phosphatase receptor type Db isoform X14: MGPQLKVVERSRTATMLCAASGNPDPEITWFKDFLPVNTSNNNGRIKQLRSGGTPIRGALQIEMSEESDQGKYECVATNSDGTRYSTPANLYVRELREVRRVPPRFSIPPADSEIMPGGNVNITCVAVGSPMPYVKWMLGAEDLTPEDDMPIGRNVLELTDVRQSNNYTCVAMSTLGVIEAVAQIIVKALPKAPGTPVVTERTATSITLTWDSGNPEPVSYYIIQHRAKGSEDPYKEIDGIATTRYSVGGLSPYSHYDFRVAAVNTIGQGPSSDVVEARTAEQAPSSPPRQVRGRMLSTTTAIIHWDEPEEPNGQVVGYRVYYTSDNTLSVNQWEKQMVRSANFITIQGLTPNKTYYIRVLAFTSVGDGPLSQDLQIIAKTGVPSQPSEFKGEAKSETSILLSWVAPPQGGPDNQITGYELVYRRADDTEEKKVSFEPATSYLLKNLKPFSTYTFQLAARSKHGIGAYTNEVSIDTPQTLPSAPPQGITCISPSSTSILVSWGPPPLEFQNGIITGYSIQYSTTEGNKTSKRVDAIPLENSPYLLENLEKWTEYGITVRAQTEAGEGPESLQLLIRTEEDVPSGPPRGVEAETVNTSAIRVKWRAPAPERQHGQIRGYQVHYVRMNYGEPRGQPFIKDILIEDSQWGYDDSAEYEVVLGDLKADTSYSVSVGAYTAKGDGARSKPVTVCTAIPLPEKPKLKLNHIVSGNARLDWEPPPNPPASLLGYRLTFGRIDVLPFTVVEFPSTETCYVAHDIHKGAKYVFRLSARNKMGYGDEAVAEMTTTEDAPNGYPENVISLEATATSLQLAWKSVPLIEQNGKITKYSVLYKDINSRGNASEVVVPAPGSRVLLEGLNADTVYDVRVCAFTAVGSGPYSPSVQFRTQQLDQVFATNFRVKAAMKHSVLLSWEIREKNPAQPFTILYGKGQSVEVDGKQTQKLIIGLEPDTQYSFLLTNRANSAGGLQHRVTATTAPDILKTKPMVLGKTNADGMVTVQLPTVQTTAKVRGYYVVVVPLKKQKGKFLNPWDEPDQMNLDELLKEINRTSVSRALRIRRQAAQSDPRAYVTAQFKTLPLEFTLGDGRNYGDFRNHPLQNGQEYVFFVLALLDLSENTTYATSPYSDSVTSSDVDPQPMVDEEEGLLWVVGPVLAVIFIVCIVIAILLFKSKPDRKRAEAEGRKGSFPCSKAMSSHHPTDPVELRRINFQTPAYCVSVYRGYRRLSSMASHPPIPISEMADHIERLKANDNLKFSQEYESIDPGQQFTWENSNLEVNKPKNRYANVIAYDHSRVILSSIEGVPGSDYINANYIDGYRRQNAYIATQGSLPETFGDFWRMVWEQHTANIIMMTKLEEKSRMPSYFFSKVKCDQYWPTRGTETYGLIQVTLLDTVELATYSVRTFALYKSGSNEKREVRHFQFTAWPDHGVPEHPTPFLAFLRRIKACNPPDAGPMVVHCSAGVGRTGCFVVIDAMTERIKHEKTIDIYGHVTLMRSQRNYMVQTEDQYIFIHDALLEAVTCGNTEVPARNLYSYIQRLTQIEPGENVTGMELEFKRLASAKAHTSRFVSANLPCNKFKNRLVNIMPYETTRVCLQPIRGVEGSDYINASFIDGYRQQKAYIATQGPLAETTEDYWRMLWEHNSTIVVMLTKLREMGREKCHQYWPAERSARYQYFVVDPMAEYNMPQYILREFKVTDARDGQSRTVRQFQFTDWPEQGVPKSGEGFIDFIGQVHKTKEQFGQDGPITVHCSAGVGRTGVFITLSIVLERMRYEGVVDIFQTVKMLRTQRPATVQTEDQYQFCYRASLEYLGSFDHYAT; this comes from the exons ATGGGTCCCCAGCTGAAAGTGGTGGAGCGTTCTCGGACTGCCACAATGCTCTGTGCAGCTAGTGGCAACCCTGACCCAGAAATTACCTGGTTCAAGGATTTCCTGCCAGTCAATACATCCAATAACAATGGACGAATCAAGCAGCTCCGCTCAG GTGGCACGCCCATACGAG GTGCCCTCCAGATAGAAATGAGTGAGGAGTCAGACCAGGGGAAGTATGAGTGTGTTGCCACCAACAGTGATGGGACACGTTATTCCACCCCAGCTAACCTCTATGTCAGAG AGCTGCGAGAAG TGCGCCGTGTCCCCCCTCGCTTCTCCATCCCCCCAGCAGACAGCGAGATCATGCCAGGGGGGAATGTCAACATCACCTGCGTGGCAGTGGGCTCACCCATGCCCTATGTAAAGTGGATGTTGGGTGCAGAGGACCTGACACCAGAGGATGACATGCCTATCGGTCGCAATGTCCTGGAACTGACGGACGTGCGCCAGTCTAACAATTACACCTGTGTTGCCATGTCAACTCTTGGTGTGATTGAGGCAGTGGCACAGATTATTGTGAAAG CTCTACCGAAGGCTCCTGGTACCCCTGTGGTGACAGAGAGAACTGCAACAAGCATTACTCTTACCTGGGATTCTGGCAACCCTGAACCTGTCTCCTACTATATTATACAG CATCGTGCTAAAGGCTCAGAGGACCCCTATAAAGAGATTGATGGCATCGCCACCACACGCTACAGTGTGGGTGGCCTCAGCCCGTACTCTCATTATGACTTTCGAGTGGCAGCCGTTAACACCATTGGCCAGGGCCCCTCCAGCGATGTGGTGGAGGCTCGCACAGCTGAGCAAgctccctcctcccctccacGACAG GTCAGAGGTCGTATGCTcagcacaacaacagcaatTATCCACTGGGATGAACCAGAGGAACCTAATGGACAGGTGGTTGGCTACAGAGTGTACTACACTTCAGACAACACACTGTCAGTCAACCag TGGGAGAAGCAGATGGTGCGCAGCGCCAACTTCATAACCATCCAGGGTTTGACTCCTAACAAGACTTACTACATCAGAGTGCTGGCCTTCACCTCTGTAGGAGATGGACCCCTGTCCCAGGACCTGCAGATTATAGCTAAGACTGGAG TCCCATCCCAACCTTCAGAATTTAAGGGAGAGGCCAAATCTGAGACCAGTATCCTGTTGTCCTGGGTGGCCCCACCTCAGGGTGGGCCTGACAACCAAATCACAGGATATGAATTGGTCTATCGACGAGCTGACGACACTGAGGAG AAGAAAGTGAGCTTTGAGCCCGCCACCTCCTATCTGTTGAAGAACTTGAAGCCTTTTTCCACCTACACCTTCCAGCTGGCTGCCAGGAGCAAGCATGGAATTGGGGCATATACCAACGAGGTGTCCATCGACACACCACAGACGC TTCCTTCAGCACCTCCCCAGGGCATCACATGTATCAGTCCCAGTTCTACCAGCATCCTGGTAAGTTGGGGTCCACCTCCTCTGGAGTTTCAGAACGGCATCATTACAGGATACTCCATCCAGTACTCCACTACTGAGGGCAACAAAACGTCTAAAAGAGTTGATGCAATTCCTCTGGAAAATTCTCCATATCTCCTGGAAAACCTGGAGAAATGGACTGAGTATGGCATAACGGTACGGGCACAGACGGAGGCCGGGGAAGGACCAGAAAGTTTACAGCTGCTTATCCGCACCGAGGAAGATG ttCCAAGTGGTCCTCCGCGAGGGGTGGAGGCAGAGACTGTGAACACTTCAGCCATTAGGGTGAAATGGCGAGCACCGGCGCCGGAACGGCAGCACGGTCAGATCAGAGGCTACCAAGTCCATTATGTGAGAATGAACTACGGAGAACCTCGGGGTCAGCCCTTCATCAAGGACATCCTAATAGAGGACTCACAG TGGGGATATGATGACTCAGCTGAGTAT GAGGTGGTTCTTGGAGACCTGAAGGCAGATACTTCCTACTCTGTATCAGTGGGGGCTTACACTGCCAAAGGCGATGGTGCTCGCAGCAAACCTGTTACAGTCTGCACAGCGATCCCAC tGCCCGAAAAGCCTAAACTGAAGTTGAACCACATTGTCTCAGGCAATGCTCGGCTTGACTGGGAACCACCTCCAAACCCACCAGCCTCCCTCCTAGGGTACCGCCTCACCTTTGGCCGCATTGATGTCCTGCCTTTTACAGTAGTGGAGTTCCCCTCCACGGAGACTTGCTATGTTGCTCATGACATCCACAAGGGAGCTAAATATGTGTTCAGACTGTCTGCCCGTAACAAAATGGGGTATGGAGATGAGGCAGTTGCGGAGATGACTACTACAGAAGATGCTCCAAATGGATACCCAGAAAATGTTATCTCTTTGGAGGCTACTGCCACCTCCCTCCAGCTGGCGTGGAAATCAGTCCCACTTATtgagcaaaatggaaaaattacCAAGTACTCAGTGCTGTACAAGGATATAAACAGTCGGGGGAACGCCTCAGAAGTTGTGGTGCCCGCTCCAGGGTCAAGGGTTTTGTTGGAGGGTCTGAATGCAGACACGGTGTATGATGTCAGGGTGTGCGCGTTCACTGCTGTTGGTTCTGGGCCATATAGCCCCAGTGTCCAGTTTAGGACGCAGCAGCTAGACCAAG TTTTTGCCACAAACTTCAGAGTAAAAGCTGCGATGAAACACTCAGTTCTACTGTCATGGGAGATCCGAGAGAAGAACCCTGCCCAGCCTTTCACT ATCCTATATGGAAAGGGACAGTCTGTTGAAGTGGACGGCAAGCAGACCCAGAAGCTGATCATAGGCTTGGAGCCTGACACTCAGTACTCTTTTCTACTCACCAACCGGGCCAACAGCGCCGGAGGCCTGCAGCACCGTGTCACTGCCACCACAGCCCCAGACATCCTGAAGACCAAGCCTATGGTGCTGGGAAAGACGAACGCAGATGGCATGGTGACTGTGCAGCTACCAACTGTACAGACCACAGCAAAAGTCAG GGGTTATTATGTGGTGGTGGTGCCACTGAAGAAGCAGAAGGGGAAGTTCCTGAATCCCTGGGATGAACCCGACCAGATGAACCTGGACGAG ctcCTTAAAGAGATCAACAGGACCAGTGTCAGTCGTGCCCTTCGCATCCGCAGACAGGCTGCCCAGTCAGATCCCAGGGCCTATGTCACTGCTCAATTTAAGACCCTTCCACTGGAGTTCACACTAGGTGACGGACGAAACTACGGCGACTTTCGCAATCATCCGCTGCAAAACGGACAGGAATATGTGTTCTTTGTGCTTGCACTTTTAGACCTTTCTGAGAAT ACCACGTATGCAACTAGTCCTTACTCTGATTCTGTTACCTCATCGGATGTGGATCCCCAGCCAATGGTCGATGAGGAGGAGGGGCTGCTGTGGGTTGTGGGGCCTGTGCTGGCTGTTATCTTCATTGTCTGTATTGTCATCGCCATTCTTCTCTTCAAGAG TAAACCTGACAG GAAAAGAGCTGAGGCTGAGGGCAGGAAGGGCAGTTTTCCCTGCAGCAAAGCCATGTCGTCCCACCATCCCACTGATCCTGTGGAGCTACGCAGAATCAACTTCCAGACTCCAG CCTACTGTGTATCAGTGTACCGTGGTTATCGACGTTTGTCAA GCATGGCAAGTCACCCGCCCATCCCCATCTCTGAAATGGCAGATCACATCGAGCGCCTCAAGGCAAACGACAATCTCAAGTTCTCTCAAGAGTATGAG TCCATCGACCCTGGACAGCAGTTCACATGGGAGAACTCCAACTTGGAAGTTAACAAACCAAAGAACCGCTATGCTAACGTCATTGCCTATGATCACTCCAGGGTTATACTGTCCAGCATTGAGG gtgtcccaggCAGTGACTACATCAATGCTAACTATATTGATGGCTACCGCCGTCAGAATGCCTATATAGCCACTCAGGGCTCCCTCCCTGAGACTTTCGGAGACTTTTGGAGGATGGTCTGGGAGCAGCACACAGCCAACATCATCATGATGACCAAGCTGGAAGAAAAGTCACGG ATGCCCTCTTATTTCTTCTCTAAG GTAAAGTGCGATCAGTACTGGCCAACCCGGGGCACAGAGACCTACGGCCTCATTCAGGTCACTCTGCTTGATACAGTGGAGCTGGCCACCTACTCTGTCAGGACCTTTGCCCTTTACAAG AGCGGCTCCAATGAGAAGCGTGAGGTTCGTCACTTCCAGTTCACAGCCTGGCCAGACCACGGGGTGCCTGAACACCCGACTCCTTTCCTGGCTTTCCTACGTAGGATCAAGGCCTGTAACCCTCCAGACGCAGGACCCATGGTTGTACATTGCAG TGCTGGAGTGGGTCGCACAGGCTGCTTCGTCGTGATCGATGCCATGACGGAGCGAATCAAGCACGAGAAGACCATCGACATCTACGGCCACGTCACGCTGATGCGCTCTCAGAGGAACTACATGGTCCAAACAGAGGACCAGTACATCTTCATTCATGATGCGCTGCTGGAGGCCGTGACCTGCGGAAACACAGAGGTCCCCGCTCGGAACCTCTATTCCTATATCCAGAGGCTGACACAGATTGAACCGGGAGAGAATGTCACTGGCATGGAGCTGGAGTTCAAG CGTCTTGCCAGTGCGAAGGCACACACATCACGGTTTGTGAGTGCCAACCTGCCATGCAACAAGTTCAAGAACCGGCTGGTGAACATCATGCCATATGAGACCAcgcgtgtgtgtctgcagccaatcagaggagTGGAAGGATCTGACTATATCAACGCCAGCTTCATTGATGGATACAG GCAGCAGAAGGCCTACATAGCAACCCAAGGCCCACTAGCTGAGACAACTGAGGACTACTGGAGGATGCTGTGGGAGCACAACTCCACCATAGTTGTCATGCTAACCAAACTGAGAGAAATGGGACGG